From Pristis pectinata isolate sPriPec2 chromosome 43, sPriPec2.1.pri, whole genome shotgun sequence, one genomic window encodes:
- the LOC127566562 gene encoding C3a anaphylatoxin chemotactic receptor-like has product MSLSGDRSNSTLGGNFSSSHSTPGDLSIQWSAPTVLFTIITALTFLLGVPGNGAVVWVTGFKMKRSVHTVCFLNLAVADLTYCLTLPFQPAAVLVQSWRRIHVLWNFLLCAVTLNMSASIFLLTLISISRCLAVTRPIWFRQRLPLAWVRAACFGAWGLAFLTCLPHLLIEQIFQYLGDKTGVTLEVTWAVLIFSLPVVIMAACYLLIARELRGDQFAQSRKPVRLIVTVVAAFIVCWLPNTVCRLLQAFSQPVSWDWTFITFGVASFNSALNPLLYVFVGRDFRQVFRRSLPASLRLTFAEEGVSVAKVAIRGSWKQEAEGAAWADCRGMFRGYVRARVAVEKEYAVSTGSKLRKQLSLGKLGRSGSIVHRRG; this is encoded by the exons ATGTCGCTCTCCGGAGACCGGTCCAACTCCACCCTCGGTGGGAACTTCTCCTCCAGCCATTCCACCCCCGGGGACCTCAGCATCCAGTGGTCAGCGCCCACCGTCTTGTTCACCATCATCACCGCCCTCACCTTCCTGCTGGGCGTCCCCGGCAACGGCGCGGTCGTCTGGGTGACGGGCTTCAAGATGAAGAGGAGCGTCCACACCGTGTGTTTCCTGAACCTGGCTGTGGCggacctgacctactgcctcaccctccccttccagccgGCCGCCGTCTTGGTTCAGTCCTGGCGCCGAATCCACGTCCTCTGGAACTTCCTCTTATGCGCCGTCACTCTCAACATGTCCGCCAGCATCTTCCTGTTGACTCTGATCAGCATCTCTCGCTGCCTGGCCGTCACTCGGCCCATCTGGTTCCGCCAACGCCTGCCCCTGGCTTGGGTGCGTGCGGCCTGCTTCGGGGCCTGGGGCCTGGCCTTCCTCACCTGCCTGCCCCACCTGCTGATTGAGCAGATTTTCCAGTATCTCGGGGACAAGACCGGAGTCACGTTGGAGGTAACTTGGGCCGTCTTAATCTTCAGCCTCCCCGTGGTGATCATGGCCGCCTGCTACCTCCTGATTGCCCGGGAGCTGCGCGGGGACCAGTTCGCCCAGTCCAGGAAGCCCGTCCGCCTCATCGTGACCGTGGTGGCGGCCTTTATCGTCTGCTGGCTCCCCAACACTGTTTGCCGCCTTCTCCAGGCCTTCTCCCAACCCGTTTCTTGGGACTGGACCTTCATCACCTTCGGTGTGGCCTCATTCAACAGCGCCCTCAATCCCCTTCTCTACGTCTTCGTCGGCCGCGACTTCCGCCAGGTCTTCAGGCGCTCCCTGCCCGCCTCGCTCCGCCTCACCTTCGCCGAGGAGGGAGTCAGCGTTG CTAAGGTGGCTATCCGTGGGTCCTGGAAGCAGGAGGCTGAAGGAGCTGCCTGGGCGGACTGCCGAGGGATGTTCCGGGGTTATGTCCGTGCCCGGGTAGCCGTGGAGAAGGAATATGCTGTGTCCACGGGGTCGAAACTCAGAAAGCAGCTCAGTTTGGGGAAGTTGGGTCGGTCCGGGAGCATTGTACACCGCAGGGGGTAA
- the LOC127566563 gene encoding C3a anaphylatoxin chemotactic receptor-like, producing the protein MSLSGDRSNSTLAGNFSSSDSTPGDLSFQWPAYIILSLVILLGVPGKGAAVWVSGFKMKRNVHTVCFLNLAVADLTYCLIPPFLVAAFVDHFWPPNPILSMFGSRAVTLNMSASTFLLTLISISRCLAVTRPIWFRQHLRLAWVGAACFRAWGLAFLMSLRHLLIEQIVPYLGDHTWAVNGVTWAVLSCGLPVPIMTACYILSGRRLLGDQFAKSRKLVRLIVTVVAAFIVYWLPITVCRLFMAFSPRINLDLIVLRFGPASLNSGLNPLPYVFVGRDFPQVFRRSMAASLRLTFAEGPSVLKAWHWVTEQRDGQWAGEGGWAALN; encoded by the coding sequence ATGTCGCTCTCCGGAGACCGGTCCAACTCCACCCTCGCTGGGAACTTCTCCTCCAGCGATTCCACCCCCGGGGACCTCAGCTTTCAGTGGCCAGCGTACATTATCTTGTCCTTGGTCATCCTGCTGGGCGTTCCCGGCAAGGGCGCGGCCGTCTGGGTGTCGGGCTTCAAAATGAAGAGGAACGTCCACACGGTGTGTTTCCTGAACCTGGCTGTGGCggacctgacctactgcctcatcCCGCCCTTCCTGGTGGCCGCCTTCGTGGATCATTTCTGGCCCCCAAATCCCATCCTCTCCATGTTCGGCTCCCGCGCCGTCACTCTCAACATGTCCGCCAGCACCTTCCTGTTGACTCTGATCAGCATCTCTCGCTGCCTGGCCGTCACTCGGCCCATCTGGTTCCGCCAACACCTGCGCCTGGCTTGGGTGGGTGCTGCCTGCTTCAGGGCCTGGGGTCTGGCCTTCCTCATGTCCCTGCGCCACTTGCTGATTGAGCAGATTGTTCCGTATCTCGGGGACCATACCTGGGCTGTCAACGGGGTAACTTGGGCCGTCTTGAGCTGCGGCCTCCCGGTTCCGATCATGACCGCCTGCTACATCCTGAGTGGCCGGCGGCTGCTCGGGGACCAGTTCGCCAAGTCCAGGAAGCTCGTCCGCCTCATCGTGACTGTGGTGGCTGCCTTTATTGTCTACTGGCTCCCCATCACTGTTTGCCGCCTTTTCATGGCCTTCTCCCCACGCATTAACTTGGACTTGATAGTCCTCAGATTCGGTCCGGCCTCTCTCAACAGCGGCCTCAACCCCCTTCCCTACGTCTTCGTCGGCCGCGACTTCCCCCAGGTCTTCAGGCGCTCCATGGCCGCCTCGCTCCGACTGACCTTCGCCGAGGGTCCCAGCGTACTGAAGGCATGGCATTGGGTGACGGAGCAGCGGGATGGGCAATGGGCTGGAGAGGGGGGCTGGGCAGCTCTGAACTAA